From Ictidomys tridecemlineatus isolate mIctTri1 chromosome 2, mIctTri1.hap1, whole genome shotgun sequence, the proteins below share one genomic window:
- the Klhl26 gene encoding kelch-like protein 26 isoform X1 translates to MAESGGSGGGAGGGGGFGAGPGPERPNSMADKNGALKCTFSAPGHSTSLLQGLATLRAQGQLLDVVLTINREVFHAHKVVLAACSDYFRAMFTGGMREASQDVIELKGVSARGLRHIIDFAYSAEVTLDLDCVQDVLGAAVFLQMLPVVELCEEFLKAAMSVETCLNIGQMATTFSLASLRESVDAFTFRHFLQIAEEEDFLRLPLERLVFFLQSNRLQSCSEIDLFRAAVRWLQHDPARRPRASHVLCHIRFPLMQSSELVDSVQTLDIMVEDVLCRQYLLEAFNYQVLPFRQHEMQSPRTAVRSDVPSLVTFGGTPYTDSDRSVSSKVYQLPEPGARHFRELTEMEVGCSHTCVAVLDNFVYVAGGQHLQYRSGEGAVDACYRYDPHLNRWLRLQAMQESRIQFQLNVLCGMVYATGGRNRAGSLASVERYCPRRNEWGYACSLKRRTWGHAGASSGGRLYISGGYGISVEDKKALHCYDPVADQWEFKAPMSEPRVLHAMVGAGGRIYALGGRMDHVDRCFDVLAVEYYVPETDQWTSVTPMRAGQSEAGCCLLERKIYIVGGYNWRLNNVTGIVQVYNTETDQWERDLHFPESFAGIACAPVLLPRAGGRRSQHCCLLSEVHTLGTT, encoded by the exons ATGGCGGAGTCCGGTGGCAGCGGCGGTGGGGCTGGCGGCGGTGGCGGCTTCGGCGCAGGCCCGGGCCCCGAGCGCCCGAACAG CATGGCTGATAAGAACGGGGCCCTCAAGTGCACCTTCTCGGCGCCCGGCCACAGCACCAGCCTCCTGCAGGGCCTGGCCACCCTCCGTGCCCAGGGCCAGCTCCTGGACGTGGTGTTGACCATCAACAGAGAGGTCTTTCATGCGCACAAGGTGGTCCTGGCTGCCTGCAGCGATTACTTCAG GGCTATGTTCACGGGAGGCATGAGGGAGGCCAGCCAGGATGTCATTGAGCTGAAAGGCGTGTCTGCCCGCGGCCTGCGGCACATCATCGACTTCGCCTACAGCGCTGAGGTGACCCTGGACCTGGACTGCGTACAGGACGTGCTGGGCGCCGCGGTGTTCCTGCAGATGCTGCCGGTGGTGGAGCTGTGCGAGGAGTTCCTCAAGGCCGCCATGAGCGTGGAGACCTGCCTCAACATCGGCCAGATGGCCACCACCTTCAGCCTGGCCTCACTCAGGGAGTCCGTGGACGCCTTCACCTTCCGCCACTTCCTGCAGATCGCCGAGGAGGAAGACTTCCTGCGCCTGCCCCTGGAGCGCCTGGTCTTCTTCCTGCAGAGCAACCGGCTGCAGAGCTGCTCCGAGATCGACCTGTTCCGAGCCGCCGTCCGCTGGCTGCAGCATGACCCGGCCCGGCGGCCGCGCGCCAGCCACGTGCTGTGCCACATCCGCTTCCCGCTCATGCAGTCGTCGGAGCTGGTGGACAGCGTGCAGACGctggacatcatggtggaggacGTGCTCTGCCGCCAGTACCTGCTGGAGGCCTTCAACTACCAGGTGCTGCCCTTCCGGCAGCACGAGATGCAGTCTCCACGCACCGCCGTGCGCTCCGACGTCCCCTCCCTGGTCACCTTCGGTGGCACCCCCTACACTGACAGTGACCGGTCCGTCAGCAGCAAGGTGTACCAGCTGCCCGAGCCAGGCGCCCGCCACTTCCGCGAGCTCACGGAGATGGAGGTGGGCTGCAGCCACACGTGCGTGGCCGTGCTGGACAACTTCGTGTACGTGGCCGGGGGCCAGCACCTGCAATACCGCAGCGGCGAGGGCGCCGTGGACGCCTGCTACCGCTACGACCCGCACCTGAACCGCTGGCTGCGCCTGCAGGCCATGCAGGAGAGCCGCATCCAGTTCCAGCTCAACGTGCTGTGCGGCATGGTGTACGCCACGGGCGGCCGCAACCGCGCCGGCAGCCTGGCCTCGGTGGAGAGGTACTGCCCCCGGCGCAACGAGTGGGGCTACGCCTGCTCGCTCAAGCGCCGCACCTGGGGCCACGCCGGGGCCTCTTCTGGGGGCCGCCTCTACATCTCGGGGGGCTACGGCATCTCGGTGGAGGACAAGAAGGCGCTGCACTGCTACGATCCCGTGGCCGACCAGTGGGAGTTCAAAGCACCCATGAGTGAGCCCCGGGTGCTCCACGCCATGGTGGGCGCTGGTGGCCGCATCTATGCCCTTGGTGGCCGCATGGACCACGTGGATCGCTGCTTCGATGTGCTGGCTGTGGAGTACTACGTGCCCGAGACGGACCAGTGGACCAGCGTGACCCCCATGCGGGCTGGCCAGTCGGAGGCCGGCTGCTGCCTGCTGGAGAGGAAGATCTATATCGTGGGGGGCTACAACTGGCGCCTCAACAACGTGACGGGCATCGTGCAGGTGTACAACACGGAGACGGACCAGTGGGAGCGGGACCTGCACTTCCCAGAGTCCTTTGCGGGCATCGCCTGCGCCCCTGTCCTGCTGCCGCGTGCCGGGGGCAGGAG aagccaGCACTGCTGTCTTCTAAGTGAGGTTCATACTCTAGGGACAACTTAA
- the Klhl26 gene encoding kelch-like protein 26 isoform X2, which translates to MAESGGSGGGAGGGGGFGAGPGPERPNSMADKNGALKCTFSAPGHSTSLLQGLATLRAQGQLLDVVLTINREVFHAHKVVLAACSDYFRAMFTGGMREASQDVIELKGVSARGLRHIIDFAYSAEVTLDLDCVQDVLGAAVFLQMLPVVELCEEFLKAAMSVETCLNIGQMATTFSLASLRESVDAFTFRHFLQIAEEEDFLRLPLERLVFFLQSNRLQSCSEIDLFRAAVRWLQHDPARRPRASHVLCHIRFPLMQSSELVDSVQTLDIMVEDVLCRQYLLEAFNYQVLPFRQHEMQSPRTAVRSDVPSLVTFGGTPYTDSDRSVSSKVYQLPEPGARHFRELTEMEVGCSHTCVAVLDNFVYVAGGQHLQYRSGEGAVDACYRYDPHLNRWLRLQAMQESRIQFQLNVLCGMVYATGGRNRAGSLASVERYCPRRNEWGYACSLKRRTWGHAGASSGGRLYISGGYGISVEDKKALHCYDPVADQWEFKAPMSEPRVLHAMVGAGGRIYALGGRMDHVDRCFDVLAVEYYVPETDQWTSVTPMRAGQSEAGCCLLERKIYIVGGYNWRLNNVTGIVQVYNTETDQWERDLHFPESFAGIACAPVLLPRAGGRR; encoded by the exons ATGGCGGAGTCCGGTGGCAGCGGCGGTGGGGCTGGCGGCGGTGGCGGCTTCGGCGCAGGCCCGGGCCCCGAGCGCCCGAACAG CATGGCTGATAAGAACGGGGCCCTCAAGTGCACCTTCTCGGCGCCCGGCCACAGCACCAGCCTCCTGCAGGGCCTGGCCACCCTCCGTGCCCAGGGCCAGCTCCTGGACGTGGTGTTGACCATCAACAGAGAGGTCTTTCATGCGCACAAGGTGGTCCTGGCTGCCTGCAGCGATTACTTCAG GGCTATGTTCACGGGAGGCATGAGGGAGGCCAGCCAGGATGTCATTGAGCTGAAAGGCGTGTCTGCCCGCGGCCTGCGGCACATCATCGACTTCGCCTACAGCGCTGAGGTGACCCTGGACCTGGACTGCGTACAGGACGTGCTGGGCGCCGCGGTGTTCCTGCAGATGCTGCCGGTGGTGGAGCTGTGCGAGGAGTTCCTCAAGGCCGCCATGAGCGTGGAGACCTGCCTCAACATCGGCCAGATGGCCACCACCTTCAGCCTGGCCTCACTCAGGGAGTCCGTGGACGCCTTCACCTTCCGCCACTTCCTGCAGATCGCCGAGGAGGAAGACTTCCTGCGCCTGCCCCTGGAGCGCCTGGTCTTCTTCCTGCAGAGCAACCGGCTGCAGAGCTGCTCCGAGATCGACCTGTTCCGAGCCGCCGTCCGCTGGCTGCAGCATGACCCGGCCCGGCGGCCGCGCGCCAGCCACGTGCTGTGCCACATCCGCTTCCCGCTCATGCAGTCGTCGGAGCTGGTGGACAGCGTGCAGACGctggacatcatggtggaggacGTGCTCTGCCGCCAGTACCTGCTGGAGGCCTTCAACTACCAGGTGCTGCCCTTCCGGCAGCACGAGATGCAGTCTCCACGCACCGCCGTGCGCTCCGACGTCCCCTCCCTGGTCACCTTCGGTGGCACCCCCTACACTGACAGTGACCGGTCCGTCAGCAGCAAGGTGTACCAGCTGCCCGAGCCAGGCGCCCGCCACTTCCGCGAGCTCACGGAGATGGAGGTGGGCTGCAGCCACACGTGCGTGGCCGTGCTGGACAACTTCGTGTACGTGGCCGGGGGCCAGCACCTGCAATACCGCAGCGGCGAGGGCGCCGTGGACGCCTGCTACCGCTACGACCCGCACCTGAACCGCTGGCTGCGCCTGCAGGCCATGCAGGAGAGCCGCATCCAGTTCCAGCTCAACGTGCTGTGCGGCATGGTGTACGCCACGGGCGGCCGCAACCGCGCCGGCAGCCTGGCCTCGGTGGAGAGGTACTGCCCCCGGCGCAACGAGTGGGGCTACGCCTGCTCGCTCAAGCGCCGCACCTGGGGCCACGCCGGGGCCTCTTCTGGGGGCCGCCTCTACATCTCGGGGGGCTACGGCATCTCGGTGGAGGACAAGAAGGCGCTGCACTGCTACGATCCCGTGGCCGACCAGTGGGAGTTCAAAGCACCCATGAGTGAGCCCCGGGTGCTCCACGCCATGGTGGGCGCTGGTGGCCGCATCTATGCCCTTGGTGGCCGCATGGACCACGTGGATCGCTGCTTCGATGTGCTGGCTGTGGAGTACTACGTGCCCGAGACGGACCAGTGGACCAGCGTGACCCCCATGCGGGCTGGCCAGTCGGAGGCCGGCTGCTGCCTGCTGGAGAGGAAGATCTATATCGTGGGGGGCTACAACTGGCGCCTCAACAACGTGACGGGCATCGTGCAGGTGTACAACACGGAGACGGACCAGTGGGAGCGGGACCTGCACTTCCCAGAGTCCTTTGCGGGCATCGCCTGCGCCCCTGTCCTGCTGCCGCGTGCCGGGGGCAGGAGGTAG